The Oncorhynchus nerka isolate Pitt River linkage group LG24, Oner_Uvic_2.0, whole genome shotgun sequence genome has a window encoding:
- the LOC115108111 gene encoding T-cell acute lymphocytic leukemia protein 1 homolog, which translates to MMEKLKPEVGQLSPMGKECKSPHHDSMTTSIAGRVSGEGCEAGGETQEAASANSAERDRVPGERCNGTILFNAVTKETAYHSEQKKEVPVIELARRGGLVDIKARELTADGNHRIQTTELCRPPVQLPLPSRDPLLSETRMVQLSQPGFSLPARAMLYSNFAQPLATMNSGYGGEMEQYGMYPSHRIKRRPAPYEIEINDGNGSQPKIVRRIFTNSRERWRQQNVNGAFADLRQLIPTHPPDKKLSKNEILRLAMKYINFLAKLLDDQEGVLEAGDSGGIVGARTHEARGEGLVREELLQGMLSPSNSSCGSLLDGDGSPDSYTDDQDLCIGSRRPNSRGLHHHSGLHIDEQNQR; encoded by the exons ATGATGGAAAAACTGAAACCAGAAGTTGGGCAGCTCAGTCCTATGGGCAAGGAATGCAAGTCTCCACATCACGACAGCATGACGACTTCCATAGCAGGTCGTGTAAGTGGGGAGGGGTGCGAGGCTGGTGGTGAGACACAGGAAGCGGCGTCGGCGAACTCCGCTGAGAGGGATCGTGTCCCGGGGGAGCGCTGCAACGGGACTATCCTCTTTAATGCAGTTACCAAGGAAACGGCGTACCACAGCGAGCAAAAAAAGGAAGTGCCGGTGATCGAGTTGGCCAGAAGAGGAGGGCTCGTGGACATAAAAGCTAGGGAGCTGACGGCAGACGGCAATCACAGGATACAGACCACCGAGCTGTGCAGACCTCCTGTTCAACTGCCACTGCCTTCCCGGGACCCGTTGTTGAGCGAAACTCGAATGGTGCAGTTGAGCCAACCTGGGTTCTCTCTACCTGCACGAGCGATGCTGTACAGTAACTTTGCTCAACCGCTCGCTACTATGAACAG TGGCTACGGTGGGGAGATGGAACAGTATGGCATGTATCCCAGCCATCGGATAAAACGTCGACCAGCGCCCTATGAGATTGAAATCAACGATGGTAATG gcTCACAGCCCAAAATCGTGAGGCGGATATTCACCAACAGTCGTGAGCGCTGGCGCCAGCAGAATGTGAATGGTGCCTTCGCTGACCTCCGCCAGCTCATCCCCACCCACCCGCCCGACAAGAAGCTCTCCAAGAACGAGATCCTCCGCCTGGCCATGAAGTACATAAACTTCCTGGCCAAGCTCCTGGACGACCAGGAAGGTGTGTTGGAGGCCGGCGACAGCGGTGGTATTGTGGGGGCGCGGACCCACGAGGCCCGAGGGGAGGGCCTGGTCCGGGAAGAGCTCCTCCAGGGAATGCTGTCGCCCAGCAACTCCAGTTGCGGGAGTCTTCTGGACGGGGACGGTAGTCCCGACAGCTACACCGATGACCAGGATTTGTGTATAGGGTCCCGAAGGCCCAACTCCAGAGGCCTCCATCATCACTCTGGACTCCACATTGACGAACAAAATCAGAGATGA